From the Robertmurraya sp. FSL R5-0851 genome, the window GTTACTGTAGAAGTAACATTGCCTGACCCTATATTTGATGATAAAGATTTTCCGATAGAGTCCTTCTTAACTTGTACAGCTTTATTCCAAGCGGAGTCTCTATTCATGTTATGTGTTTTTCGGTCTGCTTCAGTAGCATTAGGAGGCAATGGATTAGATGAGTCATAATCTTTCATAAATGCTCCTTTATTGTCCTTCGCCCAATCATTAGTAAGGCTTGTTACTGCAGAAGCAACATTGCCTGACCCTATATTTGATGATAAAGATTTTCCGATAGAGTCCTTCTTAACTTGTACAGCTTTATTCCAAGCGGAGTCTCTATTCATGTTATGTGTTTTTCGGTCTGCTTCAGTAGCATTAGGTGGCAATGGATTAGATGAGTCATAGTCTTTCATAAATGCTTCTTTATTGTCCTTCGCCCAATCATTAGTAAGGCTTGTTACTGCAGAAGCAACATTGCCTGACCCTATATTTGATGATAAAGATTTTCCGATAGAGTCCTTCTTAACTTGTACAGCTTTATTCCAAGCGGAGTCTCTATTCATGTTATGTGTTTTTCGGTCTGCTTCAGTAGCATTAGGTGGCAATGGATTAGATGAGTCATAGTCTTTCATAAATGCTTCTTTATTGTCCTTCGCCCAATCATTAGTAAGGCTTGTTACTGCAGAGGAAAAATCTTTAGCTCTTGCATTTGACGCCCCTAATCCTAATTTTCCAACTGCATTAGTGGCGATATCACTGATTGTGTTCTTTTTTTCTTGTACAGCATGATCCCAAGCTGAATTTTTATTATTGTTGTGATTTCGTATGTCTACTTCACTAGCATTAACAGGTAATGGGTTAGCAACATCGTAATCACGCATGAATGCATCTTTATTATTTTTTGCCCAATCATTTGTTAGATTGTTTACGGTAGAGTCTATAAGATCGGAAGCTTTCGCAACCTTTCCACTAGTTGATTTCATTTCTCCTACAGTAGAACGGGCTTCTTTTAGAAATTCTGCCTTTTTACCAGAAACCTCTTTATCCCACATTTTATTTAGAGAATGATCGTCTGCGTCCGGGAAGCGTTCTTTAAGACCTTTCATAAAACTTTCCTTGTTATCACTTGCCCAAGCATTTGCTTCATTATCAGCTAATGTGTTCGCTAACTTTTCATCTGCAAGGTCTTCTGCATTTTTGACACCTTTAAATTTATCTTTAAAAGCGTTTAGTCCCGCTTTGCCACGGTTAGCCAGACCCTCAATTCCTGCCATACCCGACCGTCCAGCTAGACCGCCTACTACTCCACCGCCAGCAAAACCGACTTGCCCCAGAGCAGCGGAACCCATTGGTCCCATCGGCGAACCTGCTAAAGCTCCTGCCATACCAAATACCGCTTTCCCCATCTTAGATGTAACTTCTCCAGACTTTAACATTCTTTCTGCTCTTTCTGTAGAACCTACATCAGTTCCTGCACCAGCCAGAATCCCTTTAGGATTATCACTTTCTTCTTTAGACACTTCTCCTTTACCAGTTGCTTTGTCTATACCTTGCCCCAAGCCTCTTCTAACTGCTTGAGAGAAGGATTCTCCGTTTAAAGCACCTTTAACGGAAGCATACATACCCATAATAGCAGCACCACCCATCATTGAAGCAGCTCTGCTTAAGTTATTGTTCATTTGACCACCTAGACCAATTAAGGATCTTATACTCTCTGTAATCGGAATAAAGATTATGTATAAGATAACGCTACCTAACCCAAAATCATCTTTTGCAACGGCGGTTATAACCCAATAGGTAAAAGCATGAATGGACTGTACAAGTACAGTTCCAGTAAATTCTTTAAATACCCCTAAAGTTATTCCTTTCGTTTGTGGAACTAAATAAAGAGCCACAGCTACAGGAGAAATAATCATAAGCAACATAAGAGTTAATGTTCGCATCATGTAGAAAAAGTTTGCCCATATCCACAAACCTAACAGAATACATCCGATAATTAGCCCTCCGAGAACACCTTTATCAAAGAAGGTATTTACCTTATCTAACGTATTTCCATCGATCATTGCTTTTGCACTTGAGAACCCATTTACAAACATTGAGTTGACCGCAAATATAAGTTCAAAAATAGTACTAAGATTAAAGAAGAGTAGAGCGACAATGATAAAGTCCTTAAAATATTCAATGGCACTTGTTCGATTTGAAGGGTTTATGCCTGATGAGGATATCCTCATAGCAGCAATAATAATTGAAACTAGGATGATCCCAACAGATAATGACTGCATTATGGCCATCCCCTGTGCAACTACTCCAAACTGCTCTTCACTAAAAATCCCATAATATTTATCTTCATTTTTATAGATTAATGTGTTGAGAGAATCAAGGTCTCCCTTAAAGGGAGCGTATATCCAGCCCCACATTTTCTCAAATAATATTTTAAAGAGATCCAATATCTTATCTTGCATAAAATCACCCCTTTCCTAATAAATTCCTTATCTCTGTTCAAGAAGCTGCTTGCGTTTCATTTGTTCTTCATATACTGCTTGGTTAGATTCAATAAAGAATAATTCTTCCTGACTCGGGTTTGTCTGTAACCAAACTGAACTTTTACCCATACGGAGGATTCCCTCCCCTTTATCGGGATTACCGAAGAGAATATTAATTTCACCTGCAGAGAGGTCAAAGTTTTCTTGAATTGCTTTTAAGTCAATTTTGTTTTGCTGTAAGAATAAATAAGAATGAGTATTTTGTAAGATTCCTCGAGCCTTTGCATTCGTTACAAAGCGAACAAAGTCCTGAGAAGCTAGACGAAGACCCGCATTCCTTTTACGTGCTCTACGTGCCATTTTTTCTAGGAAACTAACAGTCTGGTCAGAGTCGATTAGCGTCCAGGCTTCATCGGCATAAACAAATTTCTTTTTCGTTGCATTGTCAAGGTTCTTAACAAAATGCTCCCATAGGTAGTTCAGGATAACGTGATAGGCAATAGGGCGTAAAAAACCTTCTTCCATTTGACTAATGTTGAAGTTTACAAGTCTTGCATCATGAAGCGATTGGTTTACCCCTTTACCTAAGAAAGTTTGTCCATCAAATATAGGTTTAGAGCCAGTACGTAGAAAAGGTTTGATGGCCGCAAGAAGACGTAATGCCTTTGATTCTTTCTCATAGCGTTCCTTTAGGTATTCATATACATCTGTAATAGTAGGCTCAGGCTTCCTTACTTTCGACTGAATCAGTTGGTTATCAACCTTTACTACTTCATTGCTGAATAAGGAATCAGGGTGGGAAGTTAATTTCAATTTTTCAGCAAATATATATTGAATTGCCTCTTCTAAATAGTTTCGTTCAAATACATCCAGGCCTCGATCTTCTGAATTTTTACCACGAGCGATAATATCAAAGAAATCAAGAATATCGTTCATTTTTTCTCTTAGCGGAACAAAGCGAACATATTTCTTTCCTTCCTTCTCAACGATTTCACGTTCGTCAGTGTCTTCTAACATTTCTAATTCCTCATCTTGTTCATCAAGAGGAATATCAGTAAAGTTAATGGCTAAAGGGTTGATACAAATATCTTCTTCTTCCGAAATATTAAGATTAATACCTCCTAATCTCTTTGTAATCCGGACGAATTCACCCTCTGGATCTATTAATCTAGAATAAATATTTGCACCCGTTAATTCTCTTGCGATTAAAAGTTTAAGAGTTACGGACTTTCCACTACCTGACACCCCTACCACGAACATATTGTAGTTTTGAGGGCGGTACTCTTCATTCCCAAAACTATTAATAAATTCAAGTTGTCCAGTAATTTTATTTATACCTAATGGGATACCTCCCATATACTTCCCACTTCCACTAATGAATGGAGAAAAAGTAGATAATGCTCTTCGGTCCATATTACGAAGAGAATCAGGTAATTCATTTTTTCCAAAAGGCAATACACTTCGGTACCCTTTCTTGATACGACCCCAGGCAGTAGCTAGGGAGAAGAAGCTACTACTCATTTCATCTTCAAGAGCTTCACTATATCTGTTCAGCTCTTTTTCGCTTTGAGCATATAAGACACCAAGAGTACTAACGTTGTACATATCATTTTCACTAAATTGAATTTCTGACATTAAAAGATCAGTATCTCTAATTTTTGATTCTAAATCGTTAATTTGATCAATGTTTCCTCTTTTGGTTTGGAAAGTTAAGTTGGACTGGAGCATGGTAACTTGACGTTGCAATGTTCGGATAGCATCAGTTTTTCCAACTTTGTGAATGTCTACTAGAATATCTACTTCCCCACTTGATGTAATTTTGTATAGCCAGTTTGTTTGCATCTTTCGTGGATATCCGTCTCTTGGTATGTAGAATGGACGGAAATACGTTTTTGTTCCTAACGACTGTTTAATAATTCCAAAGTCTTCACTGTTTATCTTCAAACCTTCAGGTGAGATAATATCCCACATAGTAGGTTTTGTATCCATTTGGTAATCTGGTGTTTCCTCAACCTCTGTTTGTTTTTTCTTTTTATTTTTAGGTTCTTTAGATGGCTTGTTTTTCACTTGTTTCTTCTTTTTGGCTTCTTTCATATTCTTCGATTGCCTCCTTAACGGCCTCTATTCTTTCGTCTGTTTGGTCAGCAGTTACATACATGGCATTCTTTTCAGCTTCGATCATATCTTTAAATCGTTGCTTGACCGCTTTTCTTCTGTTAAATGTGTGATACAACAATTCGTAAATTCCTTCTGTTGGTAATAAAGAAACTTCTATCTCAGATTTTCTTAATTGGTTCTTGGCGGCATTATATCTTCTCATAAGTTCTGAGAAAGTTTTTTCTACTAATTTCTCTTCTAACTCATCTTTTGAGTCAGCGTTGATGTCACTTGTATTTATTTTGTGAGTGAAAATTAAGTAACGTTTTGTCTCGTATCTTGGTGTTTGTGTTTGCCATTCAATTAAGTCATTAATCATGGATTGTCCAAAGCTCAATGCAGCTTCGTTTAAATCCTCTGAGTTTTTCATGCTATCAGTCATATGTTTAATAGGTTCAGAGATATCGATATATCGACTTTGCAATAAGCAACTGATGGGGTAGTTTATAGAAGCTAGGTAACTTTCGAATTCTTTATCAATTGCTTCTTGTTCATCATGACTTTTTAAGAAATAGTTAACTGGTTCAACCTCAGTGATTAACGTAAAAGAGTTGTCATGGTACCGAACCATGTGGTTTGATATATCTTTTACATTTTCAAATAGTTCTTCGAAAAGCTGTGGTTCTTGCTCCATTTGTACTTCATGTTTTTTCTTATTCTTTTTCTTTCCGTTTTGGCTAACAGTATTATCTGTAACTACTTTCTCTTTCCAGGGAAGTATGGGTTCTTTCAGCATCATCTTCCAAAATACGTAGAAGACAATTGCTACAATCCCCATAATTAATAGGTCTTTCATTTTTATTTCACCATCCAGTCTTTAGGTTTACTTCCTTTTCTCCAAATCCCAATTTGTCCTTTATAACTAATTTTGATCATAATGTATTGATCAAAATTCAGATGAAGTTTTTGTTTCTTCCAGAATGCAAAGATAAAAACTACAATTAGTGTAGGGATAGCTGAAATCAGAGCAGCTACACCACCGATAATAAAATTGGGGAATAATTTGAAGACCATAGGGACATATGCATATAGGAGGGCTCCTCCTGCAACGATATAAATCAGTTGCCTCTTAGAGATGAAGCCTAAAATGGTTTTTTGCTCAGAGGACATGTCGATTGGCACTGTTTCTTTTCTCACGATTACACCTACTTTTAATAAAATGTACCCCTCTAAAATGAGGACTTAGAGGGGTAGAGAGAACAAGTATTTTCGTTTTTTTATTAAGAACCGAATCCTGCAAACCAACCAGCTATGGTTGTTGCTTTCACGATTATGAAGATTCCTAGTCCAGCCATTAGGATACCAATGAACCCTTGTGAACGCGCTTGAGGATTTCCACCTTGTGCTGCAGAAAGCTTCATACCTGCGAAGATAAGGCATCCGATTACCCAGAACCCACCAACTGCTGTAACGAAATACACGATATTAGCAAGATCGGTATAAATCTTACTGTTCTTTAAATCCCCTTGTGGTGTGATACCTGATTTTTTCCAAGCCGCTGCCGCTTCTTCTGGTGAGAATAGTATTAATGCAAATGCGAATACTGCGGTCATCGTTAGGAAAGGTAAGAATTTTTTCAAAGTCTTTTTCATTCCTGTCACCTCCTATAGTTCTATAAAGAGCAACAAAAAAAGCCCCGAAGAAACTATCAGAAAAGATACAAAAATGTACCTTTCTCATAGGTCTTCGGGGCTCTCCCGTTAGCTATTTATGTAATATAGGTATATCTTAATCCAAAACGTTAACATGGTCAATACTTTTATCCTGTCTTTATTTCCTTATTTTTAGGAAAAAAGATGATGGAATTTCTCCTACATAGCTTTCTCTATCATCAATCTAGTAGCAACACCTGCTATATATAACTCAACTGCTTTTTTATCCTCTTTTAAACCATGCTCCTCAATCTTATCAATAATATTCTGACCGGTGCCTCGATCCTCAATGACTCCTAAGAATCTTTGTAATGTAAAGCTACGACCAATTGGAGGTTTAATGATGGCATCTCTTTCTAACCCGCATGCTTCTAGATATTCACTAAGCATTTCTAATCACTCCTTGAATTTATATCCATATTTTGGACATTAGTTTTTAGCCTTATACAATTACATAGCATTTCTTACCAAGTAAATGTCACCGACACCGGATAAATACCTAACCAGTAGTTGCTTATCATTCCTCAATGGCAATATATCTAAAGAGCGAACAAGATTATGTGCCATGCCTAATCCATCAAGGGTAGTTACTAACCACTCAATTGAAAAAGTATGTCCAGTCATTGGTGAGGTTAATAGAGTATTGTTATCAATTCCACGCACTTCTAAATACTTTTTCAGCTTGCTATCACACTCCGAAACTATATTGTTACTATTATGGTTCCCAGTTTTATAGATTTTATGCAGGATAATAGAAAATTTGAAAATGATGATATGATATAAAAAGAGGATTGAATAAACGATTATGGGAGCGAGTGTATTGAGAGACAGATTTGATACGATTCTATTTATAGTTACGTTTCTAATAGGATTAGGAATCATCTATTTTATTCCGAATGGGAAGGATGGATACTGGTTTATTCCCCTAGTAATTTTTTGGGCTATTCGTTTTATAAGAAGAATAAATAAAGTAAAAAGAGAAGAGTAGTTTATAGATAAAAAAACCATGTACAATTTTTCCTGTACATGGTTTTTAGATAAAACATTAGTGATTTTCCCTCTATTATTAATATAAAAACACTAGTGTTGTATTAATTTAATTTCACTATTTAAAAAACTCAAAATGTTCAATTTTATTATTTTATGCAAAGAAAAAGTCCTTTATAATGGATAGGTCAGGTGGTAATCCCGTCCAAATCCAATAATAAAGGACCAATCTTATGGATAAGATTACACGAAAAACATCATTTGGACAATGGTTTTCACCTATAAATGTTGAATTATTTGATGATCAAGTGAAAACATTGAAATTAGATTTCTATACGAAAAAACTTACGACGGAATCATTTTTAAAATTATTACTTTATGCACAGCTTGAAGAAGTAGAAAGTCTTCATGCGTTGAGTGATTGTCTTTTTGATGATCAACTCCAAAAAGGCATTGATCTGGATTCCATTAGTATTTCTCAGCTTTCACGACGATTAAATGGGATGAATCCAGATTTATTCCAACGACTTTTCCTTGATCTGGTCGCACAAATTCATGCCAAAACACACTACACCAAACTCGTCATGCCGTTAAAAATCATTGATTCAAGCACATTGCCACTTAATTTGACTAATCATAAATGGGCAGAGTTCCGCAAAACAAAAGCGGGTGTAAAGTTACATTTGCGCCTAGTATTTATGGAAAAAGGAATTTCTTATCCTGAAAAGGCTGTGCTAACAATGGCAAAGGAACATGATCGTGGTCAACTCGAAATCATGGTAGACGACAAGGAATGCATGTATGTATTTGACCGGGGCTATCTAGACTATGAACGCTTTGATCGCATGACAGATGATGGGTACTTTTTTCTATCTAGGCTTCGTAAAAACGCAGTCATACGAGAGGTCTACGATTATAATCTACCCGAGGATACGAATGTTCTGTCCGATCAAATGGTGTTGATTGGTACAACTCAAAACCGTACTGAGAACTACTTTCGTCTTTTAAGAGTGATGGATTCAAAAGGAAACGAACTTCAGTTACTTACGAATCGTTTTGATTTAAGCGCCGAAGAGATTTCAGAGATGTATAAATCGCGCTGGGCAATTGAGTTGTTTTTCAAATGGATCAAACAGCACCTCAATATCAAAAAGTTCTACGGTCGAAGTGAATGGGCGATCCACAATCAAGTGTTTATCGCATTAATCGTTTTTTGCCTACATGTCCTCGTTCAACTCGAGACAAAAAGCAAGCGTAAAACCTTACAAATTAGCCGTTATCTAAGAGCTGTTTTGTGGAAGCCGGCACATATTTGGCTTCGGAAAATCGAAGGAAAAACGATTCCTTAATACACAAACTGTCGTCGTCGCAACTGTCTAATTGTAAATATTTTTCCAAATGGATGGAGCCACCTTTGCTTAGGTACTTACTTTTTTGGCTCTAAACGGGAAGAACTTTAAAACTGAAAATTCAGTCAGTATTTATGCAACACTAGTGATATAAAAATAATAAATATTTTAACTCCTCAGCGGTTGTTTCCCTCTAACTCCTCATCAACATAATTCATTCCATCTGTAGCTGTAGAGAAAATTAAAGGTTCTTCACCATCCTCTTCTAAGGGGACATATTCGCCACCGATAAACGAATAAAAAACACCTATTACCCAGCCATCTCCATCAGGATTTTTCAACACATGGTACTTAGGTTCTTTGTTACCCAAATAAGTAATAAGGATATGGTAACTAAAATAACCCCCTTGCTCACTCCTTGTCCAATGAGTGTATTGCTGACAGGTAGTACAAATCCAATTACCTAATTCATCTTTTTCCATATCGACATTTTCACCACAAATTAAACAATCAGGTACAATATTCAATCAAACTCCTCCTATCCAGTTGTTTTATCAAATAAAAAAGAAAGCCTATACTAAAAAGTAAGACTTTCTCCTTTAACTCCGTAAACGACCTTGTCCTGAAATTTAAAACATTTTCTTCATATGCGGTATTTTATCTCCAGCAAGAAGAAAATCGTCAATTCCTTTCCCTTCATCCTCGTTCCATAAAATTAAGTTCCCTTTGAAACCTTGAAGTTTTAATTCCTTCGCACATTCCATCAAATGTTTTTTAACGTGAGGATTTGAAACAGCGTCCGCATCGAAACATAGATTCACTTGCTCTACTCCCATTTCTTTCAATACTGGAATAGCTAAGCGCCATGCTCCTACACCCGGAAGTGCTAAGAAGGTATCACCAATATCCTCGATCTCAAGCGGATCATATAGCTTTTCTATACAATCAGCTGCAATGTCACACTTCAGAGGACCTTCGGATAACCAAGCAGTGCGAGTCTTTAGTAATTCTCCTTCTTTCCAGTTCTGTAATTTCTTTGTTGGTACAGCAACATGGATAGGTGCAGGGTTTCCTGAACCTGTCCCATGAGGTTTATTAGCGGATGATAGCCAAAAGTACCGATTACCTTTTACTACACGAATCCAACCTTTAATATCACCGTCATGATAAATCGTTGTCCATTGTTTACCTAGATTTACAAACTGTTCAGAAATAATTTCTCCTTGGAAAGCCACTTGAACTTTATTTGGTTGTTCAAGTACTCTTGCTTTTAATCCTGGCCCATTAGTTTTCACTTCAACGATATTAGGGGGATTATCAATACGGTATTGAAACCCAACGATTTCGTTGTAATGATTACGAAATGGAATTAAAATTCCTTTTGTTCCAGCGATTGTCCAGTATTTTTCGTCCTTTAGATAAAAGCCAGGTATCCCTTTAAAGTGGTCAATTTCTAATCCTTCTTGAAGCATACGAGCAATTTCCCATGGTTTATCTGGAAAACTACTGTATTGCCTTACACTAACTTGATCGTCGGTTAATTGTCTTTCTTGAGACACTAAATGTTTGTAATGATCGTCCTCTAACTGTAAACAATCCAATAAAGACCGAAATACCCCATTTAGCACATGGTTCTTCTGTTTTGGATAGCCTTCATTTAGAATTTCGATCTCATCTTGGTCTATTTTTTTCCTCTTATCACCCTTTAAAAAGTGAAGGTAGCTCGGTAAAGCAGAGTTTTTAGAGAAGAATGTTTCACTCTCTACTCGGATACATGCTACAGCTGAACCATCTATATTTACCATGCATCCACCTGTTTTACCACAAATCACACATGGAGTGCGATAATACTCAAACCAATCTTTAACTCTTGTCTGCCTCATAAGTTTCATCATCAAAAACGTCAGCCCTTTTTATACAGTTTTATAGTTTAAATACAGTCCTTGAAACGAAAGTGGTCGATTGGCGGCATAACCGTTACTAGCTTGTAGGACAGAAGAGATTCCTTTGCAACCACAATTACAATGGGGTTATCATCTTTATCTCGTCCTGCAATGGCCACTTTGTTAACTCCTTGTCGTTCTACAATTTCACCTGTGAAGATTGCAGAAACAATGTCCCCTTTGGTATACCCACGCTTCTCTAACCGCTCTTTGGTGTGCGTACCAATAATAATTAATCCTTTGCCTGTCATTAAGACCTTTTTTAGCTCTTTTAAGTTCATTCCTTTCACCTCCATTGGTTTAAATAAAAAAAGCGACCTCTGGAAAGAAGTAAATGAGAGCAACTCAAAGAAAGCTCTGTTTACCTCGATCCAAAGATCGCTAGTTTAATAGTAACCGCTAACCCGACATAAAGTGGGTTGCAAAAAAATTAAAAGAAAAAAATAGATTACTATTATTCTAGCACCATCATTTAGTTTGAATCAATACTACCCATTAACTTTCTTTTTAACCTTAACCAAAACGCGGGCTTATACCGTTCCCCTAAATCCTCACCAATCAACTCTTTTGCCAATTGATAAAAGGATGGTTCTAATTTTTTAAAAGCAACTAAGTTATCAATAAGCGGTTTATTCTGATGCTTATTGGATACACATAAATCCCACATGGCAGGTAGAACAGCGATAAGTGGCAAATTAAATTTTTCTGCTACATCTTTCGGACGACTTTTTAATGGAGTGGTTCTACTATGAATAAGTTTGATTGGAAGCTGATACTTGTCTATTAAAGTATTACTAATAAATTCTTTCCAATCTAATTGTCGATCGAAATCATCATCAACAAAAACCCATAATTCATCTAAATGAGGAAGAGAGTCTAGTGTTGCTGCGTCCATTTCACCAGTCGGTAAATCAACCATAATAAATTTGGTTCTTTTCACCGCTAAGAAATAGTTATTGGTGAATTCTTTATCTCTTTTATAGGTTAAATCTTTAATCCCTAAAGGAAACCATCTAACCCCACGATACATCCATAAAGACTTATTATTTGGTTCTGTTGTTGTATGGAAATTTTCAATTAGGGATACCCAATTGTCCGGTCTGGAACCAAATCGTTCTAGTATTTTCAAATGATGTTGATTTTTCTTTGGTACCTCAACCACGGCTATAGGTGCTTCAAATTGTTGAAGATAGATAGCGAAATCAACAAGGAAGGTAGTAACACCAGCTGATAATGGAGCCCATAGCCCTACTGTTTTTTTATTCTTAAATGTGACAAGGTCCATAGCCTCGCCTATACCGAGTGCTTTCTCAGTCAAAGAACTACTCTTTTTCCCACTTTTAGATTCCTTAATTTTTGAAGCCTTTGTTTTTTCTGTAGTGGATTCTGTCAAGTCTTCTTCAACCACTGTCTTTTCAGCTTCAACTGACTCCATGTTAATTGGTGTCTGATCAACACGTGATTCTACTTCGTCGTTGGTAACTGGGGTTTCTTTCTCAACCTCATCATCTTTAACGATTTCTGGTTTCTTATTTTCGCTAATCTTGTTTTCTTCAATTTCCCCTTTTTTAGAATTCTTTTTTGCGTCTACAACGGCTTGGTTAGCAAGTGGATCTTTTCCTTCTATCCGCTCTTGGTTAGAAACAATAGGTTTGTCATCATTCTTTTTTAACTCTCTATTATTAGATGATGGTAAAACCCCTTGTTGTTTGTCGTATTTTAAATCATTAAACTTTGACATCCGTATTTTAAATACTAAATCACTAGAACTTATACAAATAACAATGTTTGAATGGTTTGTTTTAATCTGGTTGGAGGGATCTAGAATCATTACCTTTCCGCTTAATTCAGTTTGTTCGAGAACTTTCACATCTACGAGGTCACAGCTTACTATACAGAGGACAAATGGAGAACGTAAGGCTGCCATTACTTCGCTCTTGGATTGAAGAGAAACAATCGGAATACCTGGTTCAATAGATTTAATTAAATCTTGTATTTCTTTACTATCCTTCTCAGAAATCGCTAAAAATATCTTTCTCATACATCTCTTTCTCCCGCTTCAAAAAGTCATTAATTCGAGCTCGAAATTGAACGGACAGTGGGAGTTCACCTCTTTCAATCTGTCCAAGATAACTCGTACTGACACCTACCGCCTTTGCAAATTGATATTGTGATAGGTTTAAGCGTTTACGAAGGATAATTAATCTTTCTATATCGTCTTCAATTTCAATCTCATTAAGTCTATATACCGTTACCATGAGAATCTCCTTTCTATGTAAATGAATAAAAAAAAAGACCGCAAAACTCCCCCTTATGTTAAGGAGGAATTGAGCGGTCATCGCTTTAATTAATTGAGTTATATATGTATTATAGCACACACACCATAAATTTAAAGATTTAATTAAGGAGAGATATTAGAGAATTACATTGGAGCCTTTGTTTTAAAACCAGATTCCTCAGAAGTGGTTTTAATAAAATCGAGTAACTTGTTAGAATAGATGTTTGCTAAGTCTTTCTCATAAATTGAAATCTCAATAGCATCGTAATGGGGTATTGATTTCTCTGTCTTTTTAATAAAGAATCCAGTGGATCTACTACCTTTGGATTTTACAGGTATTTCTGTGAGTTCTAATATGGCTTCTTCTGAATACTTACCGGGTATCGTATCTAGAACAATCCGTATTTTATTTTCAGTTACATCTACCTGACCCCATTTTATATCCCATTTATTTTTGGTAGTAAACCCCCATTTCTTTTTCTCTGTTGTAGTAGTATAGCAACCCTCTACGGATTGGATGATTTCTTTAATCAAGCCAGATAAATGTTTGGTTTCCATGCTACATCCCCTCCTTCTTCTTATTCATTAATTATTAATTCTTCAGTAATAAGAAATAACCCAATTTTTACGTTTGATTTAATTTAAGTTGAAGGAGAAGAACTATGTCAATAATTATTAGATTGAAAGAGTAAGTTTAGGGAAAGAAAAGTCATTTCGGATTAACCCCCGAATTTTGGACAATAACTCTCTTATTC encodes:
- a CDS encoding helix-turn-helix domain-containing protein, coding for MVTVYRLNEIEIEDDIERLIILRKRLNLSQYQFAKAVGVSTSYLGQIERGELPLSVQFRARINDFLKREKEMYEKDIFSDF
- a CDS encoding DUF4258 domain-containing protein, which gives rise to MNLKELKKVLMTGKGLIIIGTHTKERLEKRGYTKGDIVSAIFTGEIVERQGVNKVAIAGRDKDDNPIVIVVAKESLLSYKLVTVMPPIDHFRFKDCI
- a CDS encoding PrgI family mobile element protein; amino-acid sequence: MRKETVPIDMSSEQKTILGFISKRQLIYIVAGGALLYAYVPMVFKLFPNFIIGGVAALISAIPTLIVVFIFAFWKKQKLHLNFDQYIMIKISYKGQIGIWRKGSKPKDWMVK
- a CDS encoding IS4 family transposase — encoded protein: MDKITRKTSFGQWFSPINVELFDDQVKTLKLDFYTKKLTTESFLKLLLYAQLEEVESLHALSDCLFDDQLQKGIDLDSISISQLSRRLNGMNPDLFQRLFLDLVAQIHAKTHYTKLVMPLKIIDSSTLPLNLTNHKWAEFRKTKAGVKLHLRLVFMEKGISYPEKAVLTMAKEHDRGQLEIMVDDKECMYVFDRGYLDYERFDRMTDDGYFFLSRLRKNAVIREVYDYNLPEDTNVLSDQMVLIGTTQNRTENYFRLLRVMDSKGNELQLLTNRFDLSAEEISEMYKSRWAIELFFKWIKQHLNIKKFYGRSEWAIHNQVFIALIVFCLHVLVQLETKSKRKTLQISRYLRAVLWKPAHIWLRKIEGKTIP
- a CDS encoding VirB4 family type IV secretion system protein, whose translation is MKEAKKKKQVKNKPSKEPKNKKKKQTEVEETPDYQMDTKPTMWDIISPEGLKINSEDFGIIKQSLGTKTYFRPFYIPRDGYPRKMQTNWLYKITSSGEVDILVDIHKVGKTDAIRTLQRQVTMLQSNLTFQTKRGNIDQINDLESKIRDTDLLMSEIQFSENDMYNVSTLGVLYAQSEKELNRYSEALEDEMSSSFFSLATAWGRIKKGYRSVLPFGKNELPDSLRNMDRRALSTFSPFISGSGKYMGGIPLGINKITGQLEFINSFGNEEYRPQNYNMFVVGVSGSGKSVTLKLLIARELTGANIYSRLIDPEGEFVRITKRLGGINLNISEEEDICINPLAINFTDIPLDEQDEELEMLEDTDEREIVEKEGKKYVRFVPLREKMNDILDFFDIIARGKNSEDRGLDVFERNYLEEAIQYIFAEKLKLTSHPDSLFSNEVVKVDNQLIQSKVRKPEPTITDVYEYLKERYEKESKALRLLAAIKPFLRTGSKPIFDGQTFLGKGVNQSLHDARLVNFNISQMEEGFLRPIAYHVILNYLWEHFVKNLDNATKKKFVYADEAWTLIDSDQTVSFLEKMARRARKRNAGLRLASQDFVRFVTNAKARGILQNTHSYLFLQQNKIDLKAIQENFDLSAGEINILFGNPDKGEGILRMGKSSVWLQTNPSQEELFFIESNQAVYEEQMKRKQLLEQR
- a CDS encoding DUF3854 domain-containing protein, with protein sequence MMKLMRQTRVKDWFEYYRTPCVICGKTGGCMVNIDGSAVACIRVESETFFSKNSALPSYLHFLKGDKRKKIDQDEIEILNEGYPKQKNHVLNGVFRSLLDCLQLEDDHYKHLVSQERQLTDDQVSVRQYSSFPDKPWEIARMLQEGLEIDHFKGIPGFYLKDEKYWTIAGTKGILIPFRNHYNEIVGFQYRIDNPPNIVEVKTNGPGLKARVLEQPNKVQVAFQGEIISEQFVNLGKQWTTIYHDGDIKGWIRVVKGNRYFWLSSANKPHGTGSGNPAPIHVAVPTKKLQNWKEGELLKTRTAWLSEGPLKCDIAADCIEKLYDPLEIEDIGDTFLALPGVGAWRLAIPVLKEMGVEQVNLCFDADAVSNPHVKKHLMECAKELKLQGFKGNLILWNEDEGKGIDDFLLAGDKIPHMKKMF